The Lysobacter enzymogenes genome window below encodes:
- the ftsA gene encoding cell division protein FtsA — protein MNRKGDKSLIVGLDIGTSKVVALVGEYSPGNPIEVIGIGSHESRGLKRGVVVDIESTVQSIQRAIEEAELMAGCEIRSVYASISGNHIQCRNSQGIAPIRDGEVTYGDLDRVLEAAKAVAIPADQKILHAIPRDYVLDDSQEGIRNPVGMTGVRLEVHAHLVVCAQSAAANISKCVQRCGLQVDDLILGVLASSNAVLTSDERELGVILVDIGAGTTDISVFVQGAIAHSASLPIAGDKVTEDIAHMLRTPTPEAEQIKVRYACALAQMATAEESIQVPSVGDRPPRRMPRHSLAQAVQARYEEIFEMIQAELRRSGFEHHVRAGMVLTGGAAKMEGVVELAEEMLQMPVRVGIPQHVTGLGEVVGNPVHATGVGLLLMGSQIENPRRPVISTGRAGSFLSKLKNWYRGEF, from the coding sequence ATGAACCGCAAAGGCGACAAGTCGCTCATCGTTGGCCTCGACATCGGCACCTCCAAGGTGGTGGCGCTGGTCGGCGAGTATTCGCCCGGAAATCCGATCGAGGTGATCGGCATCGGTTCGCACGAATCGCGCGGGCTCAAGCGCGGCGTGGTGGTCGACATCGAATCCACCGTGCAGTCGATCCAGCGCGCGATCGAGGAAGCCGAGCTGATGGCCGGCTGCGAGATCCGCTCGGTCTACGCCTCGATCTCCGGCAACCACATCCAGTGCCGCAACTCGCAGGGCATCGCCCCGATCCGCGACGGCGAGGTCACCTACGGCGATCTCGACCGGGTGCTGGAAGCGGCCAAGGCGGTGGCGATCCCGGCCGACCAGAAGATCCTGCACGCGATCCCGCGCGACTACGTGCTCGACGATTCGCAGGAAGGCATCCGCAACCCGGTCGGCATGACCGGCGTGCGCCTGGAGGTGCATGCGCACCTGGTGGTGTGCGCGCAGTCGGCCGCGGCCAACATCAGCAAGTGCGTGCAGCGCTGCGGCTTGCAGGTCGACGACCTGATCCTCGGCGTGCTGGCCTCCAGCAACGCGGTGCTGACCAGCGACGAGCGCGAGCTCGGCGTGATCCTGGTCGACATCGGCGCCGGCACCACCGACATCTCGGTGTTCGTGCAGGGCGCCATCGCCCACAGCGCCAGCCTGCCGATCGCCGGCGACAAGGTCACCGAAGACATCGCCCACATGCTGCGCACGCCGACCCCGGAGGCCGAGCAGATCAAGGTCCGCTACGCCTGCGCGCTGGCGCAGATGGCGACCGCCGAGGAATCCATCCAGGTGCCCAGCGTCGGCGACCGCCCGCCGCGGCGCATGCCGCGCCACTCGCTGGCGCAGGCGGTGCAGGCGCGCTACGAGGAAATCTTCGAAATGATCCAGGCCGAACTGCGCCGCTCGGGCTTCGAGCATCACGTGCGCGCCGGCATGGTCCTGACCGGCGGCGCCGCGAAGATGGAAGGCGTGGTCGAGCTGGCCGAGGAAATGCTGCAGATGCCGGTGCGCGTGGGCATTCCCCAGCACGTCACCGGCCTGGGCGAAGTGGTCGGCAACCCGGTCCACGCCACCGGCGTCGGCCTGCTGCTGATGGGCAGCCAGATCGAGAACCCGCGCCGTCCGGTGATCTCGACCGGTCGCGCCGGCAGTTTCCTGAGCAAGTTGAAGAATTGGTATCGCGGCGAGTTTTGA
- the lpxC gene encoding UDP-3-O-acyl-N-acetylglucosamine deacetylase, giving the protein MSRQRTLKTVIRATGVGLHSGEKVFLTLRPAPVDTGIVFRRTDLDPVVEMPARADLVTETTLCTGLTYGLGKVMTVEHLLSAMAGLGIDNCYVELSAPEVPIMDGSAGPFVFLLQSAGIAEQDAPKRFIRIKHPVEVRDGDKVARFEPFDGFRLGFTVVFDHPAIPASQSRAQVEFSTQNYIREVSRARTFGFMRDLEYMRERNLGLGGSMDNAIVLDEFRVLNDDGLRYADEFVRHKILDAVGDLYLAGHAIIGAYEGYKSGHALNNKLVRALLAERSAWELVSFDQTEAGPVAYASETAFA; this is encoded by the coding sequence ATGTCGCGCCAGCGCACCCTCAAGACCGTCATCCGCGCCACCGGCGTGGGTCTGCACAGCGGCGAAAAGGTCTTCCTGACCTTGCGCCCGGCGCCGGTCGATACCGGCATCGTGTTCCGCCGCACCGATCTCGATCCGGTGGTGGAGATGCCCGCGCGCGCCGACCTGGTCACCGAAACCACCCTGTGCACCGGCCTGACCTACGGTCTGGGCAAGGTCATGACGGTGGAGCACCTGCTCTCGGCGATGGCCGGGCTGGGCATCGACAACTGCTATGTCGAGCTGTCCGCGCCGGAAGTGCCGATCATGGACGGCTCGGCCGGTCCGTTCGTATTCCTGCTGCAGTCCGCCGGCATCGCCGAGCAGGACGCGCCCAAGCGCTTCATTCGCATCAAGCACCCGGTGGAAGTGCGCGACGGCGACAAGGTCGCCCGGTTCGAGCCGTTCGACGGGTTCCGCCTCGGCTTCACCGTGGTGTTCGACCACCCGGCGATCCCGGCCTCGCAGTCGCGCGCGCAGGTCGAGTTCTCGACCCAGAACTACATCCGCGAAGTCAGCCGCGCCCGCACCTTCGGCTTCATGCGCGACCTGGAATACATGCGCGAACGCAACCTCGGCCTCGGCGGCTCGATGGACAACGCGATCGTGCTCGACGAATTCCGCGTGCTCAACGACGACGGCCTGCGCTACGCCGACGAGTTCGTCCGCCACAAGATCCTCGACGCGGTCGGCGACCTGTACCTGGCCGGCCACGCCATCATCGGCGCCTACGAGGGCTACAAGTCCGGCCACGCGCTCAACAACAAGCTGGTGCGCGCGCTGCTGGCCGAGCGTTCGGCCTGGGAACTGGTCAGCTTCGACCAGACCGAAGCCGGCCCGGTCGCCTACGCCAGCGAGACCGCGTTCGCCTGA
- the murG gene encoding undecaprenyldiphospho-muramoylpentapeptide beta-N-acetylglucosaminyltransferase has translation MSERNSERPVLILAGGTGGHIFPGLAVAKALRARGVAVSWLGADGGMETRLVPQHGIEIDTLAISGVRGKGVATLLRAPLRIAASVRAAGRVLRQRQPRAVISFGGYAAGPGGLAARLAGLPLIVHEQNRAPGMTNRVLSRLARRVLTGFPDTFGPNDEVVGNPVRAEIAAIAAPAQRFADRSGPLKLLVLGGSQGARALNRAVPEAVAGLRGRVPCEVRHQCGEKLLADAQEAYAKAGVAASLEPFIADMAAAYAWADLVVCRAGALTLAELCAAGVGSVLVPFPQAVDDHQTKNARYLVDRGAAQLLPQAGDDLGARLSATIEILAERGVLLQMAEAARAIARPDAAERVADAVLEAAR, from the coding sequence ATGAGCGAGCGCAACAGCGAGCGCCCCGTGCTGATCCTCGCCGGCGGTACCGGCGGGCATATCTTCCCGGGCCTGGCCGTGGCCAAGGCGCTGCGCGCGCGCGGCGTCGCGGTGTCGTGGCTGGGCGCCGACGGCGGCATGGAAACCCGCCTAGTGCCGCAGCACGGCATCGAGATCGACACGCTGGCGATCAGCGGCGTGCGCGGCAAGGGCGTCGCCACGCTGCTGCGCGCGCCGTTGCGCATCGCCGCGTCGGTGCGCGCCGCCGGCCGGGTGCTGCGCCAGCGCCAGCCGCGCGCGGTCATCAGCTTCGGCGGTTACGCCGCCGGCCCCGGCGGCCTGGCCGCGCGTCTGGCCGGGCTGCCGTTGATCGTGCACGAACAAAACCGCGCCCCGGGCATGACCAACCGCGTGCTCTCGCGGCTGGCGCGGCGCGTGCTGACCGGTTTCCCGGACACCTTCGGTCCGAACGACGAAGTCGTCGGCAACCCGGTGCGCGCCGAGATCGCCGCGATCGCCGCGCCGGCGCAGCGTTTCGCCGACCGCAGCGGTCCGCTCAAGCTGTTGGTGCTCGGCGGCAGCCAGGGCGCGCGCGCCTTGAACCGCGCGGTGCCCGAAGCGGTCGCCGGTCTGCGCGGGCGGGTGCCGTGCGAAGTGCGGCACCAGTGCGGCGAGAAGCTGCTGGCCGACGCGCAGGAGGCTTATGCGAAGGCCGGCGTCGCGGCTTCGCTGGAGCCTTTCATCGCGGACATGGCGGCCGCTTACGCCTGGGCCGACCTGGTGGTCTGCCGCGCCGGCGCGCTGACCCTGGCCGAACTGTGCGCGGCCGGCGTCGGCAGCGTGCTGGTGCCGTTCCCGCAGGCGGTCGACGACCACCAGACCAAGAACGCGCGCTATCTGGTCGACCGCGGCGCGGCGCAGTTGCTGCCGCAGGCCGGCGACGACCTCGGCGCGCGGCTGTCGGCGACCATCGAAATCCTGGCCGAACGCGGCGTGCTGCTGCAGATGGCCGAGGCCGCGCGCGCGATCGCCAGGCCCGATGCGGCCGAGCGCGTCGCCGATGCGGTGCTGGAGGCGGCGCGATGA
- a CDS encoding cell division protein FtsQ/DivIB — protein sequence MNALLRLVGWVLALALVALPVVAVLNGWIGANQWPLKRLRVTGEFERVDTAALRKTLLPYAQRGFFAVDLPKAQDAVSKLPWVERAEVRKRWPDVLEVTVIEHKPFARWGEDRLLSEQGRLFPLGKDLQVPEKLPQFGGPDSRVADVVALYNESRELFAPVGLEVRDLQVDQRGSWTMGLSNGARIVIGRTEQRSRLSRFVHMLPQLTAQKAQVLERADLRYTNGFSLTWAPAQQAPAAAPKQQGQS from the coding sequence GTGAACGCCCTGCTGCGACTCGTCGGATGGGTGCTGGCGCTGGCTCTGGTGGCGCTGCCGGTCGTGGCCGTGTTGAACGGCTGGATCGGCGCGAACCAGTGGCCGCTCAAGCGCCTGCGCGTCACCGGCGAGTTCGAGCGGGTCGATACGGCGGCGCTGCGCAAGACCTTGTTGCCGTACGCCCAGCGCGGCTTCTTCGCGGTCGACCTGCCCAAGGCGCAGGACGCGGTGTCGAAGCTGCCGTGGGTCGAGCGCGCCGAAGTGCGCAAGCGCTGGCCGGACGTGCTCGAAGTGACGGTGATCGAGCACAAGCCGTTCGCGCGCTGGGGCGAGGATCGTTTGCTGTCGGAGCAGGGCCGCCTGTTCCCGCTCGGCAAGGATCTGCAGGTCCCGGAAAAGCTGCCGCAGTTCGGCGGTCCCGACAGCCGGGTCGCCGACGTGGTGGCGCTGTACAACGAGTCGCGCGAGCTGTTCGCGCCGGTCGGGCTGGAAGTGCGCGACCTGCAGGTCGATCAGCGCGGCAGCTGGACGATGGGCCTGAGCAACGGCGCGCGCATCGTGATCGGCCGCACCGAGCAGCGTTCGCGCCTGAGCCGCTTCGTGCACATGCTGCCGCAGCTCACCGCGCAGAAGGCGCAGGTGCTCGAGCGCGCCGATCTTCGCTACACCAATGGTTTTTCGCTGACGTGGGCGCCGGCGCAACAGGCGCCGGCGGCCGCACCGAAGCAGCAAGGACAGTCATGA
- a CDS encoding M23 family metallopeptidase — MTYQSIVEHTRERLGNFFQQCGRAGARRPALAIALLLGTGVCVGAGAGIADNRMLRAELAQQHDQIAVTRRDAQREINALAARMGELQAEANRLNALGERLTRIGQLQDGEFDFNKPVGVGGAGPVRDMSKPELDMGMDQLKQQFKASGEQLTVLESLLFNRQIDMNAVPSRAPIANSYITSGFGGRADPFNGGAAFHKGIDFEADVGDPVLAVADGVVSYSGVRSGYGNVIEIDHGNGYVTRYAHNSRLLMKVGELVRAGQEVAKAGSSGRSTGAHVHFEVWENGRVVNPVKFLNQQSPLRG; from the coding sequence ATGACCTATCAATCCATCGTAGAGCACACGCGCGAACGGCTGGGGAACTTCTTCCAGCAGTGCGGCCGGGCCGGCGCCCGCCGTCCCGCACTGGCGATCGCGCTGCTGCTGGGCACCGGCGTTTGCGTCGGCGCCGGCGCCGGCATCGCCGACAACCGCATGCTACGCGCCGAACTGGCCCAGCAGCACGACCAGATCGCCGTCACCCGCCGCGACGCGCAGCGCGAGATCAATGCCCTGGCCGCGCGCATGGGCGAATTGCAGGCCGAGGCCAACCGCCTCAACGCCCTCGGCGAGCGCCTGACCCGGATCGGCCAGCTCCAGGACGGCGAATTCGATTTCAACAAGCCGGTCGGCGTCGGCGGCGCGGGCCCGGTCCGCGACATGTCCAAGCCCGAGCTCGACATGGGCATGGACCAGCTCAAGCAGCAGTTCAAGGCCTCCGGCGAGCAGCTGACGGTGCTGGAATCGCTGCTGTTCAACCGCCAGATCGACATGAACGCGGTGCCCTCGCGCGCGCCGATCGCCAACAGCTACATCACCTCCGGCTTCGGCGGCCGCGCCGACCCGTTCAACGGCGGTGCCGCGTTCCACAAGGGCATCGACTTCGAAGCCGACGTCGGCGACCCGGTGCTGGCGGTGGCCGACGGCGTGGTCAGCTACTCGGGCGTGCGCTCGGGCTACGGCAACGTCATCGAGATCGACCACGGCAACGGCTACGTGACCCGCTACGCGCACAACTCGCGCCTGCTGATGAAGGTCGGCGAGCTGGTCCGCGCCGGCCAGGAAGTGGCCAAGGCCGGTTCCAGCGGCCGCTCCACCGGCGCCCACGTGCATTTCGAGGTGTGGGAGAACGGGCGGGTGGTCAATCCGGTCAAGTTCCTCAACCAGCAGTCGCCGCTCCGGGGGTGA
- a CDS encoding D-alanine--D-alanine ligase, with translation MSAKFAALRVTDPAVFGRVAVLMGGTSAEREVSLDSGRGVLEALRSRGVDAFAVDGIPALIEQIRVGGVDRVFNILHGNKGGGEDGVLQGVLEALGVPYTGSDVLGSALAMDKIRTKQVWIGSGLPTPRFKRIAKGDDVHAAAREIGLPVIIKPSCEGSSVGVSRVLADADIDQAVALAARYPGEMLMEQMIVGDELTVAVLIDGDGYTALPSIRIVPKGEWYDYHAKYIAEDTQYLCPGLDGAAEDEIRRLAMEAFVAAGCKGWGRVDFMRDRDGKFYLIEVNTAPGMTSHSLVPKAARQIGIEYDELCWRVLEATAIAGGGAA, from the coding sequence GTGAGTGCGAAGTTCGCTGCGTTGCGCGTCACCGACCCGGCCGTGTTCGGCCGCGTCGCCGTGCTCATGGGCGGCACCAGCGCCGAGCGCGAGGTGTCGCTGGATTCCGGCCGCGGCGTGCTCGAAGCGCTGCGCTCGCGCGGCGTCGACGCGTTCGCGGTCGACGGCATCCCGGCGCTGATCGAGCAGATCCGCGTAGGCGGCGTCGACCGCGTGTTCAACATCCTGCACGGCAACAAGGGCGGCGGCGAAGACGGCGTGCTGCAAGGCGTGCTGGAAGCGCTCGGCGTGCCGTACACCGGCTCGGACGTGCTCGGCTCGGCGCTGGCGATGGACAAGATCCGGACCAAGCAGGTGTGGATCGGTTCCGGCCTGCCGACCCCGCGCTTCAAGCGCATCGCCAAGGGCGACGACGTGCATGCGGCGGCGCGCGAGATCGGCCTGCCGGTCATCATCAAGCCGTCCTGCGAAGGCTCCAGCGTGGGCGTTTCGCGCGTGCTCGCCGATGCCGACATCGATCAGGCGGTGGCTCTGGCCGCGCGCTACCCCGGCGAGATGCTGATGGAGCAGATGATCGTCGGCGACGAGCTCACCGTCGCGGTGCTGATCGACGGCGACGGCTACACCGCGCTGCCGTCGATCCGGATCGTGCCGAAGGGTGAGTGGTACGACTACCACGCCAAGTACATCGCCGAGGACACCCAGTACCTGTGCCCGGGCCTGGACGGCGCCGCCGAAGACGAGATCCGCCGCCTGGCGATGGAGGCCTTCGTCGCCGCCGGCTGCAAGGGCTGGGGCCGGGTCGATTTCATGCGCGACCGCGACGGCAAGTTCTATCTGATCGAGGTCAATACCGCGCCGGGCATGACCAGCCATTCCCTGGTGCCCAAGGCCGCGCGCCAGATCGGCATCGAATACGACGAGCTGTGCTGGCGCGTGCTCGAAGCCACCGCGATCGCGGGAGGTGGCGCGGCGTGA
- the ftsW gene encoding putative lipid II flippase FtsW, whose translation MENTARQATRLDAIHGRYDPWLLAASAALACVGVIMVGSASLGVANTHAVDPFYFLTRHLMFLAIGLALGIWLMRTELKTIEQHNQWLLLVCVVLLVAVFVPGVSRQVNGARRWINLGVIGFQAVEAVKLLYIIWLASYLKRFSEDISATWGAMLKPIGVAVVLVGLLLMQPDFGSSSLLLAITAGMLVLGGVNMPRMFGPVLIGLPVLAVIAIAEPYRVIRLTSFMNPWSDPFGTGYQLTNALMAVGRGEWTGVGLGASVQKLSYLPEAHTDFIMAVIAEEFGFVGVCGVVGLYALLAGRALWVGLKCVEMRRHFSGYVAFGIALWMSLQSFVSIGVNLGLLPTKGLTLPMISYGGSSVLMSCAALGVLLRVSYELDRAQRQVARLRGEAAGAAPAAASPAAAPAGAARGTSRLRDRVEPALGRTA comes from the coding sequence ATGGAAAACACCGCGCGCCAGGCGACGAGACTCGATGCGATCCACGGTCGTTACGACCCGTGGCTGCTCGCCGCGTCCGCGGCGCTGGCGTGCGTGGGCGTCATCATGGTCGGCTCGGCCTCGCTCGGCGTGGCCAACACCCACGCGGTGGACCCGTTCTACTTCCTGACCCGCCATCTGATGTTCCTGGCGATCGGTCTGGCGCTGGGTATCTGGCTGATGCGCACCGAGCTCAAGACCATCGAGCAACACAACCAATGGCTGCTGCTGGTGTGCGTGGTGCTGCTGGTGGCGGTGTTCGTGCCCGGCGTGAGCCGCCAGGTCAACGGCGCGCGGCGCTGGATCAACCTGGGCGTGATCGGTTTCCAGGCGGTGGAAGCGGTGAAGCTGCTCTACATCATCTGGCTGGCCAGCTACCTCAAGCGCTTCAGCGAAGACATCTCGGCGACCTGGGGCGCGATGCTCAAGCCGATCGGCGTGGCCGTGGTGCTGGTCGGACTGCTGCTGATGCAGCCCGACTTCGGTTCGTCCTCGCTGCTGTTGGCGATCACCGCCGGCATGCTGGTGCTCGGCGGCGTCAACATGCCGCGGATGTTCGGCCCGGTGCTGATCGGCCTGCCGGTGCTGGCGGTGATCGCCATCGCCGAGCCGTACCGCGTGATCCGCCTGACCTCGTTCATGAACCCGTGGAGCGATCCGTTCGGCACCGGCTATCAGCTGACCAACGCGCTGATGGCGGTCGGCCGCGGCGAGTGGACCGGCGTCGGCCTCGGCGCCTCGGTGCAGAAGCTGTCGTACCTGCCCGAAGCGCATACCGACTTCATCATGGCGGTGATCGCCGAGGAATTCGGCTTCGTCGGCGTGTGCGGCGTGGTCGGCCTGTACGCGCTGCTGGCCGGCCGCGCGCTGTGGGTCGGCCTGAAGTGCGTGGAGATGCGCCGCCATTTCTCCGGCTATGTCGCCTTCGGCATCGCCCTGTGGATGAGCTTGCAGAGCTTCGTCTCGATCGGCGTGAACCTCGGCCTGCTGCCGACCAAGGGCCTGACCTTGCCGATGATTTCCTACGGCGGCTCCAGCGTGCTGATGAGCTGTGCCGCGCTCGGCGTGCTGCTGCGCGTGTCCTACGAGCTCGACCGCGCCCAGCGCCAGGTCGCGCGCCTGCGCGGCGAAGCCGCGGGCGCCGCGCCGGCGGCGGCGAGCCCGGCCGCTGCGCCCGCGGGCGCGGCGCGCGGCACCAGCCGCCTGCGCGACCGGGTCGAGCCCGCGCTCGGGAGGACCGCATGA
- a CDS encoding DUF721 domain-containing protein, with the protein MSPMSDSKPKRPPSRRPSAPRIALDALMEDTAGNPIKRALWLEDLDLRLRPYLPPSLAAHARLANFERGRLVYVVDAPVWRAKLRLAAPEMLDAARSVGLKAAELVVKTTIPQPAAAPVRQAKPLSAATQKALQAALDSLRGPDDSKGRGDAS; encoded by the coding sequence ATGAGTCCGATGTCTGATTCCAAGCCCAAAAGGCCGCCGTCGCGCCGCCCTTCCGCTCCGCGCATCGCCCTGGATGCGTTGATGGAGGACACCGCCGGCAACCCGATCAAGCGAGCCTTGTGGCTCGAAGATCTGGACCTTCGGTTACGCCCCTACCTGCCGCCTTCGCTCGCCGCGCACGCGCGGCTGGCCAACTTCGAACGCGGCAGGCTCGTGTATGTCGTCGATGCTCCGGTGTGGCGCGCCAAATTGCGGCTGGCCGCACCGGAAATGCTCGACGCAGCCCGGTCCGTCGGGCTGAAAGCGGCCGAACTCGTCGTCAAGACGACGATCCCGCAACCGGCGGCAGCACCGGTGCGGCAGGCCAAACCCCTGTCGGCCGCGACGCAGAAAGCGTTGCAGGCCGCGCTGGACTCGCTGCGCGGCCCCGATGATTCCAAGGGCCGCGGCGACGCCAGCTGA
- the ftsZ gene encoding cell division protein FtsZ: MAHFELVEKMAPNAVIKVVGVGGGGGNAVAHMVSGNVDGVEFITANTDAQAIKNCGAKLQLQLGSNVTKGLGAGANPEVGRQAALEDRERIMDALTGADMVFITAGMGGGTGTGAAPVVAQLAKEMGILTVAVVTKPFPFEGRRRMQVALKGIEELSHHCDSLITIPNEKLITVLGRNATMIQAFRAANDVLLGAVQGIADLIVRPGLINVDFADVRTVMSEMGLAMMGTGAARGDDRAQAAAESAIQNPLLDDVNLAGANGILVNITAGPDFTMAEFDEVGRTIENFASEDATVVIGTVLDPDMQDEVKVTVVATGLNRVVAKQSVRGSGYEREPQRAPIQLVRNATTGQPEFSAMDDVGHAPMPSFGGNLRGSARQEPTGPAVADFGSDNSYLDIPAFLRRQAD, encoded by the coding sequence ATGGCACATTTCGAACTGGTTGAAAAAATGGCCCCGAACGCGGTCATCAAGGTCGTCGGCGTGGGCGGCGGCGGCGGCAACGCCGTGGCGCACATGGTCAGCGGCAACGTCGACGGCGTGGAATTCATCACCGCCAACACCGACGCGCAGGCGATCAAGAACTGCGGCGCCAAGCTGCAGCTGCAGCTCGGCAGCAACGTCACCAAGGGCCTGGGCGCGGGCGCCAATCCGGAGGTTGGTCGTCAAGCAGCGCTGGAAGACCGCGAGCGCATCATGGACGCGCTGACCGGCGCCGACATGGTGTTCATCACCGCCGGCATGGGCGGCGGCACCGGCACCGGCGCCGCGCCGGTGGTCGCGCAACTGGCCAAGGAGATGGGCATCCTGACCGTCGCCGTGGTCACCAAGCCGTTCCCGTTCGAGGGCCGCCGGCGCATGCAGGTCGCGCTCAAGGGCATCGAGGAACTGTCGCACCACTGCGATTCGCTGATCACGATTCCGAACGAAAAGCTGATCACCGTGCTGGGCCGCAACGCGACCATGATCCAGGCCTTCCGCGCCGCCAACGACGTGCTGCTCGGCGCCGTGCAGGGCATCGCCGACCTGATCGTGCGTCCGGGCCTGATCAACGTCGACTTCGCCGACGTGCGCACGGTCATGAGCGAGATGGGTCTGGCGATGATGGGCACCGGCGCCGCGCGCGGCGACGACCGCGCCCAGGCCGCGGCCGAGTCGGCGATCCAGAACCCGCTGCTCGACGACGTCAACCTGGCCGGCGCCAACGGCATCCTGGTCAACATCACCGCCGGTCCGGACTTCACCATGGCCGAGTTCGACGAAGTCGGCCGCACCATCGAGAACTTCGCTTCCGAAGACGCGACCGTGGTCATCGGCACCGTGCTCGACCCGGACATGCAGGACGAGGTCAAGGTCACCGTGGTCGCCACCGGCCTCAACCGCGTCGTCGCCAAGCAGTCGGTGCGCGGCAGCGGCTACGAGCGCGAACCGCAGCGCGCGCCGATCCAGCTGGTGCGCAACGCGACCACCGGCCAGCCCGAGTTCTCGGCGATGGACGACGTCGGCCACGCGCCGATGCCGAGCTTCGGCGGCAACCTGCGCGGCAGCGCCCGCCAGGAACCGACCGGCCCGGCGGTGGCGGACTTCGGCAGCGACAACAGCTACCTGGACATCCCGGCGTTCCTGCGCCGCCAGGCGGACTGA
- the murC gene encoding UDP-N-acetylmuramate--L-alanine ligase: MSTALRRRLQHTGDLAKAFPRVHFVGIGGTGMSGIAEVMCTLGYQVSGSDMADNAVTRRLASMGASVHRGHAAANVLGADCVVVSSAIKRDNPELMEARAQRIPVVPRAEMLAELMRFRRGIAVAGTHGKTTTTSLTASVLAEGGIDPTFVIGGKLLAAGANAGLGGGQWLVAEADESDGSFLRLNPQIAIVTNIDADHLENYGGDFAKVQAAFEEFLHRLPFYGLAVLCIDDANVARLAAETPRHVMTYGFSEEADVRAEDVSQHGGAMHFTLCLPDATRTAVTLALPGRHNVLNALAAASVAWQLGVQPDAIARALEKFAGIGRRFNLLAQIKTDKGATVQLVDDYGHHPKELEAVFAAARGGWPDKRLVVAFQPHRYSRTRDLFDDFAAVLSSVDALVLTEVYPAGEAPIAGADAKSLARAIRARGRIDPVVVPGAADLAGVLPDVLNDGDLLLLMGAGDIGAAAQQIASNGFQGESK; the protein is encoded by the coding sequence ATGAGCACCGCCCTCCGCCGCCGCCTGCAACACACCGGCGACCTGGCCAAGGCGTTCCCGCGCGTGCACTTCGTCGGCATCGGCGGCACCGGCATGAGCGGCATCGCCGAAGTCATGTGCACGCTGGGCTATCAGGTGTCCGGTTCGGACATGGCCGACAACGCCGTCACCCGCCGGCTGGCGTCGATGGGCGCCAGCGTGCACCGCGGCCACGCCGCCGCGAACGTGCTCGGCGCCGACTGCGTGGTGGTGTCCAGCGCGATCAAGCGCGACAACCCCGAGCTGATGGAAGCGCGCGCGCAGCGCATTCCGGTGGTGCCGCGCGCCGAGATGCTGGCCGAGCTGATGCGCTTCCGCCGCGGCATCGCCGTGGCCGGCACCCACGGCAAGACCACCACCACCTCGCTGACCGCCAGCGTGCTGGCCGAAGGCGGCATCGACCCGACCTTCGTGATCGGCGGCAAGCTGCTCGCCGCCGGCGCCAACGCCGGCCTCGGCGGCGGCCAGTGGCTGGTCGCCGAAGCCGACGAGAGCGACGGCAGCTTCCTGCGTCTGAACCCGCAGATCGCCATCGTCACCAACATCGACGCCGACCACCTGGAGAACTACGGCGGCGACTTCGCCAAGGTCCAGGCCGCGTTCGAGGAATTCCTGCACCGGCTGCCGTTCTACGGGCTGGCGGTGCTGTGCATCGACGACGCCAACGTCGCCCGGCTGGCCGCGGAAACCCCGCGCCATGTGATGACGTATGGCTTCAGCGAAGAAGCCGACGTGCGCGCCGAGGACGTCAGCCAGCACGGCGGCGCGATGCATTTCACCCTATGTTTGCCCGATGCGACCCGCACCGCGGTGACCCTGGCGCTGCCGGGCCGCCACAACGTGCTCAATGCGCTGGCCGCGGCCTCGGTGGCGTGGCAGCTCGGCGTGCAGCCCGACGCGATCGCGCGCGCGCTGGAGAAGTTCGCCGGCATCGGCCGCCGCTTCAACCTGCTGGCGCAGATCAAGACCGACAAGGGCGCGACCGTGCAGTTGGTCGACGACTACGGCCATCACCCCAAGGAACTCGAAGCGGTGTTCGCCGCCGCGCGCGGCGGCTGGCCGGACAAGCGCCTGGTGGTCGCGTTCCAGCCGCACCGCTACAGCCGCACCCGCGACCTGTTCGACGACTTCGCCGCGGTGCTGTCGTCGGTGGACGCGCTGGTGCTGACCGAGGTCTATCCGGCCGGCGAAGCGCCGATCGCCGGCGCCGACGCCAAGTCGCTGGCGCGCGCGATCCGCGCGCGCGGCCGCATCGACCCGGTCGTGGTCCCCGGCGCGGCCGATCTGGCCGGCGTGCTGCCGGACGTATTGAACGACGGCGACCTGCTGTTGCTGATGGGCGCCGGCGACATCGGCGCCGCGGCCCAGCAGATCGCCAGCAACGGTTTCCAGGGAGAGTCGAAGTGA